The Triticum urartu cultivar G1812 chromosome 5, Tu2.1, whole genome shotgun sequence genome contains the following window.
ACACTTTACACTTTTTTTCCACCGGAGACAAGGAGCAAGACAAGTCAATGCGAGTACTTACACATCGGCGCGCAGAGGTAATCTCAGAAAGATGACACGACTGACCGACGCAAAGACGAACGCACTGTTTTCCACAATTTGGACTTACGCTTAAAAACGTACCCTGGAATCTGGGTGTCAATAATACTCCGGCGATCGCGGCCGGACAAATGAGTCGTCTAGAACCAACGACCAGAGAAACTGGAAACCCTCCGTTCCACAATGCCGAGCTAATTCCTTTTCAGTTTCTAGTCAAATATACTTTGAGTTTACCCCCTCTCCCTGCCCATCGGACACGCAGGATGCATGGAATTCCTGCCCTCTCTTAGAAAATACTACTCCAATGCAGGTGTTTGGAGTATCAGTTAAGTTACTTGGATTGAATTTGTCAAACTTGACCAGTCAAGACATATTTTATTGAACTCTTCTTTTATCTGAGTGCTCGATCGGCTCGCAACTTTCCAAGCTTACCTAGTTACCCTAGACCTAGAGAAGCCATCGAGCTTACGCAGTATAAATAAACGAGTAATGGTCGCAGCCTATCTCATCAATACAGCTGATACATTCACGGATAGTAGCGCATACCACACCTTTCCTTAGCTTCGTAAGGCTTAACTAGCGATGGAGTACTCGCCGAAGCTATCAGTGGTACTGCTCTTAGCTCTCGCGTCCGCCATGGCGGTCGTCACGGCTCAGAACTCGCCGCAGGACTTCGTGGACCCCCACAACGCGGCGCGCGCCGACGTCGGCGTCGGGCCGGTGACCTGGGACGACAACGTGGCTGCGTACGCGCAGAAGTACGCGGAGCAGCGCCGCGGCGACTGCCAGCTGGTACATTCGGGCGGGCAGTACGGGGAGAACATCTACGGAGGCCGCGGCGGCGGGGCCGACTGGACGGCGGCGGACGCCGTGCAAGCGTGGGTATCGGAGAAGCAGTACTACGACCACGGCAGCAACAGCTGCTCGGCGCCGGCGGACAAGTCGTGCTTGCACTACACGCAGGTGGTGTGGCGCGACTCGACGGCCATCGGCTGCGCCCGCGTCGTCTGCGACGGCGGCGACGGCCTGTTCATCATCTGCAGCTACAACCCGCCGGGCAACTACGAGGGGGTGAGCCCATACTAGGCTatgcatgcgtgcgtgcgtgcatgtACGTAGCAGCGCATATATTGCATAAAGAATAAAGCTGAGATCACAGTCGTGATAAGATTGTGACACTTTAGCAGGCTAGATTCACGCTATATATAGTTTAGACCGGCAATGGATATTGTTACGGTTCATGTAAGTTGTATGCTTGCACGTGCTTGATATGCAGTGCTTATATGAATGAAAATACAGTTTTATTATCAGGGGTGAAGCTAGAACGTGCCACATCGCGACGCTACCCTGCACCAACGGATCAAATGGTGATGTACCATGCTTGAGGTCATTGCTAACGTGGTGTCAGTCGGTATGGCCGTCGTGTCACAGTGATCTCCTAAGTACAAAAAATGGGTATAACTGTTAAGGtacgagtatggattacatgcaCCAATTTGGATACAGGAATGGGGATCGAGAGGAACACTGCACCCACTCGGCCATGCGTGCTCGTCAACGTGCAAGACTTTGTTGAAGTCACCAATGCAGAGCCATGGGAGAGGACTAGCCGACACAAGCGACTTGAGAAGGTCCCAACACTATATATCTCGTTCTTCTGCGCCTCCCCATTTACGCCATTTACGCAAGCCAGCCTCCATTCATCTTGACCGGGTTTTGAGATAGTGGCATCAATATGATACTTACAATAGCCAAAAACTATAATATTTGATTTTGTCGGAtatggggttccggcaaacccttaaggttcgaacactgagGTGCGCGCGAGGTTTTTCCCTCCTGCCGATCAATGCTTTAGCTCGCTAGATCTTGCGGACGAattcgacgaactcacaacacagaaagacacggggtttatactggttcgagccaccattgtggtgtaatacactACTCCAGTGTGATGGTGGTGAAttacctcttgggctgatgatgaacaatacaagggaagaacagcctcctgaggttgaggtgttcttgtgcgtatgaacttgtggtgTGTCTCTTAAGCTAAGATGAGATCTCCCCtcccttctatggtggtggctagtcctatttataaagGCCCTAATCCTCTTCtcaaatatcgagcaggaagggagccaacaatggcgggctaatttgaaagagGGCAACTAGTACCAGGTAttctgacaaaagtagtcttcgcctgcacaaagctctggtggtgacgccgtcttgggctccacgatgacctccgtcttgcagtccatggtctttgtcttgttgcaccgaaatgacAACCTTTgactgatgcctcggtactccgcggctgcacttgccccctttgcaccaaagaggaaacaaggacgctgcgcgcgctggcgcccgcctggcacccgcctggcacccgtctggtgtcgatcgtcatggcacacgtcacgagagcctcgtgaggttcgcctctccttgatatctccgcccctcgcgagcctacCAGACTAGACCGCTcgggaggaggtcttgcgtcgcccgcctcgcgaggctttggcccctcgcgagggtcttggatgctttgttagtgaagatgggccgtacgacatgctggctccgccacgccgcgggccgcaggcagacaagtctggggacccccgtttccAGAACGCCGACGGTAGCctccgggcccaaggtgcgctcgggcttggcttcgcggcgaagccaagggtcaagctcgaagcaccgcgggccccaaaagcctgcggcctcggttgacgcatggcggttgattggacgtgggcgtctccgcttccccacgctgcctcgacGACTgtacgacttgacaagtccctgcgacatgcaagggaaaccatcattacctgcgatcgtgggagacgtcggttggccttctcttgttataaatggggagggggcggagcccccgttgcccatctcttcctcgcttgctCGCTTCTTCTTTGCTTCATTGCTTGCTCCAATGGCGCCTATCAGAAGGTTCTCCGccgaagagaaggggaaagctcCCCGTGACAATCCGGGGCCtcttccgccgaagaagaggcGGATCAACCGTCGTGACGAAGCGGCGATGCAAGTGGTGAGGAGGCCTCGCTGCGAGCGACCTCCTCCGGGGTATCCGCTGCCCCTGTACGCCCAAGCCGAGGGCTCGGGAGGATGAAGTGACGAGCAGCGCCGCCCACGCCGCATCCGGGGTCGCCACGCCACAGCGACGCGTGCCGTCCACGCCGCAGACTCCTCGCGCGAGTTGGTGCTGTGGGTGCCGATGCCTCCGAgctcctggatccgcttcccgcggttcttctccgacgtgatgccgccgagagggcctctcgagctctggctgcagcacgtcGACTGCAGCGCTCCGGCGACCGGAGCGGAGATCAAAGCGGTCCCCactgcaagatcttcatgactcgcggCTGGGGCGAGGTCGCATGGGTCTGTCGTGCGaagggcgccctcgcgatccacttcaagtatgacagCACCTCCATGCTCgccttcaaggtcttcgacgccgagggctgccgcctggagtgctgctccgGAGAGGAGCGCGAGGCTGATGCACGCTCCGCTCGCGACCACTCCAGCAGTAGCAGCCCTTGGGAATCCGGCAGCTCTCCTGAGCTCTatgagactccggagacgagcgacgacagctacgtgcccctgagttctcgccgcgctcggagcagggctgcggcgtccggccgccgccgccgctgatctggatggggttggcgccggcctcccgtggcccactgttgatgatggcgtccgcCACGGGAGGATGTAGATAGGATTCGCCTTAGCATCAGCTTTTGTTTCCTGCGAAGAATCATGAATCACCCCTTAGGGGCATGTAAGGATCTGCAATGCCTTTGTACTTATTTTCCTTGTTATGAAGATTTGATGAACGCGTGTCCCGTCAAGGCTCGGTCTCCCCTTTCTTTCCTCgtgatagcttgttgctctatgCTGAcgggtcccagtcccaaggcggctacagccgtcgctggtattccaggtcgcgatgccgtggtcaaggccaggaggtgcgcgacccgaggtccagcaagagcccctgaggcgtgatgctcaagaggtcccccttagcgcccAAGCGGCCATGGTAAGGAAAGAAAGGAAGATGACTTGGACGCAACGGGGTTGCGGCATGGTGTGAGCGACTATTAGACCCAAATATTTAGCCGATCCGAGGGCGGGACTTATCTTGCTGACTTCGCGGTGATTCCTGATGTTGCCCTAGGGCTGCGCGCCAACTTACTCGATGTAGCTAGGCCGGTTCGTACGAGTTTTCCTTCTCCCGAGCTCTTCTTAGTGCTCtatgtcctcaggtcccggccctcgagcgagctcagctgccactggtatgccaggtcgcgatgccgtggtcaaggacatgggtgagggctggagagccagtaagagctcctgagtcgcgatgctcagaagccccccttttaacgcgcaagcgaatcgcACGAGAGAAAGGAGACTCACGGTGTCGCCTGTTGTCCTTCCGGCAGGGTCCCTGTGGACAGGCACAAGAAGAAACATGGTTTGCCGTTACTGCCGCCTGCCTGCCGTTGGTTGGTCCGAATgaagtgaaggcactgagggcctggtgaggtgacgtgcacgGCGCGTGCtacgagccagagctcgaccactcagatttgtcggtcgtggcagggacggacccatgcaccagcgcAATGCCTGTGTAGAGGCCCCGAGGGAGGCaatgatcgagcaggtgatagcagttggcaggttaaccatgaagagcagatcgactgggataaatgcaggaagatgcatgccactgggtctggcccgagcggcgtggggatgatgcagcccgaggggcgcccccaacaaggtaagctagaGACATAAGCAGAAGGATACATGCCATAGGGACGGACCCATGTGGCCTGGGAAtagtgcagcccgaggggcgctcccagcttaaatgaacttggaagatgtcacctgattatgtagacgaagtagagttggtgcagctgaagccacgcgttgaaggaatgactcctcatgagccaccgggaccctgagcctcgggaggctctgggagctcaggaggttccctgaagaccgtcGCCATCTCCTCCAGAACGGCATGGAACCTgtcctcctgagccgccaggacttGCCGCACGTTGCGCCGATAGGCCaacgccacgctcggcaagccgaagagcatgcgaacgtagctgtgtggtggaccctcacagcggcccgcacgtgatggccagaagcgttcctgagatgcggccctgttgagcccttgGATGTTGATGCAGGCGCGCAGTTCAGCACCCTCGCCTGGATGGTGAGCCGTGCTCGGTGAGCGGCTGTCGCCATGCATGGCTCTCGcgtcttgtagctcttgggtggtcttggtgatgaactcctgggtggTGGGCACTCCTATCCCTGTGCTCTCCTGAGGAAAGTGTGCCATgaagcacgcttccaagtggtgcccaagcgcctccct
Protein-coding sequences here:
- the LOC125506146 gene encoding pathogenesis-related protein 1-like; the encoded protein is MEYSPKLSVVLLLALASAMAVVTAQNSPQDFVDPHNAARADVGVGPVTWDDNVAAYAQKYAEQRRGDCQLVHSGGQYGENIYGGRGGGADWTAADAVQAWVSEKQYYDHGSNSCSAPADKSCLHYTQVVWRDSTAIGCARVVCDGGDGLFIICSYNPPGNYEGVSPY